The Gillisia sp. Hel_I_86 genome has a segment encoding these proteins:
- a CDS encoding carboxypeptidase-like regulatory domain-containing protein — protein sequence MKTQFNGFKINPMECLLFVVFIFFTPDLVYPSYFQQNMDANKYQYVEFKGEVVDDSSGDPIISAHLTVENSNISTITNNEGEFSLKIPADLMNSRVTVSFLGYRSKIVPVNSLTKDNNRITLQQSIEVLTEVSIFKAEDPKKLVFIMLGNRGSNYFSDPTLMTAFYREIIKKRRKNASLSEAVVKIYKQPNDSPKKDVVAIYKARKSTDYNRLDTLAIKLRGGPFNTLYVDLMKYNEFVFEQENLDEFRFSFEQPTKINNKYVYVVDFEEINKSLPWYYGKLFIDAETNSLIKASYKLNVDDKEAASKMFVKSKPKKAVVYPIDVNYQIHYLQSNGKWYYSYGNALLEFKVDWNKRLFNSRYTLNSEMVVTNWEDYTNKEPRKDMNYIRPSVVMVDDISGFSDPEFWGNNNIIEPEKSIQNAIEKIQRQLK from the coding sequence ATGAAAACTCAATTTAATGGCTTTAAAATAAACCCTATGGAATGCTTACTATTTGTAGTTTTTATTTTCTTCACGCCGGACCTGGTCTACCCAAGTTATTTTCAGCAAAACATGGATGCAAATAAATATCAATATGTGGAATTTAAAGGGGAAGTTGTGGACGATAGTAGTGGAGACCCTATCATTTCTGCACATCTCACTGTGGAGAACAGTAACATATCCACAATTACCAATAACGAGGGGGAGTTTTCTTTAAAAATTCCAGCAGATCTTATGAATTCCAGGGTCACCGTTTCTTTTTTAGGGTATAGAAGCAAAATTGTTCCCGTAAATTCACTAACTAAAGATAATAACCGAATCACTTTACAGCAATCCATAGAAGTTCTTACAGAGGTAAGTATTTTTAAAGCTGAAGACCCTAAAAAACTGGTATTTATTATGTTGGGGAACAGAGGTTCTAATTACTTCAGTGATCCTACATTAATGACCGCATTTTATAGGGAGATCATAAAAAAAAGGCGAAAAAACGCCTCCCTTTCAGAGGCTGTGGTAAAAATCTATAAACAACCTAATGATTCTCCTAAAAAAGATGTGGTCGCAATATATAAAGCTAGGAAAAGCACCGACTATAATAGGCTGGATACCTTGGCAATAAAATTAAGAGGTGGCCCTTTCAATACTCTATATGTGGATTTAATGAAATATAACGAATTTGTATTTGAGCAGGAGAATTTAGATGAATTTAGGTTCAGTTTTGAGCAACCTACAAAAATCAATAATAAATATGTGTATGTAGTAGATTTTGAGGAAATCAATAAATCCTTGCCTTGGTATTATGGAAAGCTTTTTATAGATGCCGAAACCAACAGTTTAATAAAAGCGTCCTATAAATTAAATGTAGACGACAAGGAGGCAGCATCAAAAATGTTCGTGAAGAGCAAACCCAAGAAAGCAGTAGTTTACCCAATAGATGTTAATTATCAAATACATTATTTACAGAGCAACGGTAAATGGTATTATAGTTATGGAAATGCGCTTTTGGAATTTAAAGTAGATTGGAACAAACGATTGTTTAATTCCAGATATACTTTAAACAGTGAAATGGTAGTGACCAATTGGGAAGATTATACTAATAAAGAACCTAGAAAGGATATGAATTATATTAGGCCTTCTGTGGTAATGGTAGACGACATCTCTGGCTTTTCTGATCCAGAATTTTGGGGGAACAATAATATCATAGA